The window ATCATTCATGTACGCTTTTTCACTCCTTTCACTATATATACCCACCAAGTTGACAAAAAGTTTTATCAACATAAAAAAAAGCTCAAAGCAATTTGCTTTAAGCTTGTACATTTATTATTTAAACCATCCTTTTTCTTTAAACCTAGAGATGGCTTCAATTCGATTTCCAACGTCAAGTTTATCTAAAATAACGGAGATATAGTTACGGACAGTACCTGTTGTGATAAATAGCTCATTGGCAATCTCTTTTGTATTTTTTCCATTTGCGATTAACCCGAGTACCTGACTTTCACGGTCTGTAAGTGGATTTTCCTCTTCGTAAGCCATATCAACAAGCTCAGGGGCATATATCCGACGCCCATCCATAATTACACGAATGGAATTTGCTAGCTCTTCACTTGGGCTATCCTTTAATAAGTACCCATTAACACCAGCTTTACGTGCACGCTCAAAATAACCGGACCTTGCGAATGTTGTTAAAATGATCACCTTGCAATCATTTTCCTTTAACTCTTCAGCAGCGTCTAGCCCGCTTTTAATAGGCATTTCAATATCCATGATACAAATATCTGGTTGCAACTGTTCAATTAGCTTTAACACTTCTTCCCCATTATTAGCTTTTCCGACAACTTCCATGTCCTCTTCTAAATCGAGTAGCGAGCCTAGAGCACCTAGCACCATTCGTTGATCTTCTGCAATGACAATTCGTATCATGTCTATTCCTCCTGACTTGGTTGTTGAATAACATTAGGGACACGTATATTCAAAGTAGTCCCATTTTTTGAATGAATGTCTATCGTTCCATTCACAAATTCTAGTCGTTCTCTAATACCGAGAAGACCGTGCCCCTTTGAACGATTTGTTCTCTCTTCTAACCCTTTGCCATTATCATATACCTTTAGCAATGTTTCTTTTGCCGATTGTTTAATAGAAATCGAGCAGGTAGAAGCACCACTATGCTTAACGACATTGGTTACTGCTTCTTTTAAACACATACTTAGTACGTTCTCTACAAGTAGAGGAGTATTTACCAAGACCGGTGTGCCACTTACATTACATTTTATCTGTGCGGCGTTTAGGATTTGATTGATCCGGTAAAGTTCATCCTCTAGTTTCGTTCCTCGCATATTTGTTACGAGTTCTCTAACCTCTTTTAATACAGAACGTGCCGTCTGGTTAATATCCACTATTTCTGTTTTAGCAGCTTGTGGATTTTTTTCTATCAATCGGCTAGCTAAATCACTTTTCAGTCCTATTAGTGAGAGTTTTTGTCCAAGTGTGTCATGCAAATCTCTTGCAATACGTTCTCTTTCCTCAATAATAATATACTGAGAAATCTTCATTTGTGCTTCTTCTAATTGACCTTCAAGGGCCTCACGCTGGTTTCGAGTATATGTATTAAAGGGCAACAAGATAACCCCGATCAAACAAATAATAAGAAACGGTAGGTGAGAGAGGAATAACTCAGTTTGTATGAAAAACCCTATAATAACAGCGGCAATGGTCGCTACTAAATGAATACTATAAATAACAAAGAAGCTCAATCGTCTTTTTATATTCCCGATTAAAAAGGATAAGAAGATGGAGAAATATATGTAACCATATAAATAAGTCATCCAAACACTGATGGAAATTTCTAATGCAAAGGAGAAATATAATAACCAGCCTTTACTTGAAAAAGATAATCGGTAGGCAATAAAAAATAGTAGTGTCAGTGCTAACCCTACAACAATCTCTACAAGCCCCGTGGATTTGAATATAAAAAAGAACGGGAAGATGCAAAAAACAATCCATGCATAAATACTTAGCCAAGGATATTTGGGGAATATTTGATACCATTTGGACACTTGCTTCACCTTCTTACCTATGTATACTTTCTCCATTATAATGCAAAAACCATTCCTAAGTAATTATTGGAATGGTTTTTGCGGAATTTTTACTTACTTTCAAAGGTTGTATTTTTAGAATTTAACTTAACAGGTTGCTTAGGATTCTTTAATAAGTGTTTTATCTCTTTGAAGTTTACAAAACTTTTATTATCTTCATCGAATAGTCGGAAACGGATCGACTCTAAACTTTTACGTAAGTTAATCGTAGTAGCCTTGTGTAAAGGTGGTGTAGAATTATGAGCTTTTTCTAAGTTATAGTTAGGAACACGTGGACTTAGGTGATGCACATGATGGAATCCGATATTTCCAGTTACCCATTGTAAAACACGGGGCAACTTGTAATAAGAGCTTCCTTCTATAGCAGCTTTTACATAGTCCCATTCCGATTCATCTTCAAAATACGAATCCTCAAATTGATGCTGTACGTAAAATAACCAAATACCTAAAGCGCCTGCTACGAATAGAATGGTGCCTTGAATAATCGCAAAAGCTTGCCATCCGATTAACCAAATCATCAACGCGTAAATAACAATTACAGAAATATTGATGAAATACGTATTATTACGTTCTTTACCACGAGCACCTTTACGGTTAAAGCGATTGCTAACTAAGAAAAGTAACGCAGGTCCTAAACCGAACATAACGATCGGATTTCTATAAAGTCGATAAGAAAGTCGCTTCATTGGAGATGCTTCAATATATTCTTCGACGGTCATCATCCAAATATCGCCGACACCACGTTTATCTAGATTTCCACTAGTAGCATGGTGGATATTATGTTCACGTTTCCATTTTTCATAAGCGAAGAGCGTAATAATCCCTGTAATTGTACCAGTAATATCATTGGCTTTTTTATTTTTAAAGAATGAACCGTGTGTACAATCATGAAAGATGATGAATATCCGAACGACAAATCCAGCTGCGATGACAGACAACCCAACGGTTAACCATACAGATACATCTAAACTTATATATGCTAAAAACCATAGAATAAAAAATGGTGGGATAGTGTTGATTAGTTGAATAATACTTTTTTTAAGCTCGGAGTTTTCAAAGGGTTTTACATTTTTACGTAATGCGAGTGTTTTTTCTCTGCTCATTTTATTCCTCCTGATGTGAATTATTATCTTAATAAT is drawn from Psychrobacillus sp. INOP01 and contains these coding sequences:
- a CDS encoding histidine kinase, whose protein sequence is MSKWYQIFPKYPWLSIYAWIVFCIFPFFFIFKSTGLVEIVVGLALTLLFFIAYRLSFSSKGWLLYFSFALEISISVWMTYLYGYIYFSIFLSFLIGNIKRRLSFFVIYSIHLVATIAAVIIGFFIQTELFLSHLPFLIICLIGVILLPFNTYTRNQREALEGQLEEAQMKISQYIIIEERERIARDLHDTLGQKLSLIGLKSDLASRLIEKNPQAAKTEIVDINQTARSVLKEVRELVTNMRGTKLEDELYRINQILNAAQIKCNVSGTPVLVNTPLLVENVLSMCLKEAVTNVVKHSGASTCSISIKQSAKETLLKVYDNGKGLEERTNRSKGHGLLGIRERLEFVNGTIDIHSKNGTTLNIRVPNVIQQPSQEE
- a CDS encoding response regulator transcription factor; the protein is MIRIVIAEDQRMVLGALGSLLDLEEDMEVVGKANNGEEVLKLIEQLQPDICIMDIEMPIKSGLDAAEELKENDCKVIILTTFARSGYFERARKAGVNGYLLKDSPSEELANSIRVIMDGRRIYAPELVDMAYEEENPLTDRESQVLGLIANGKNTKEIANELFITTGTVRNYISVILDKLDVGNRIEAISRFKEKGWFK
- a CDS encoding fatty acid desaturase, with the translated sequence MSREKTLALRKNVKPFENSELKKSIIQLINTIPPFFILWFLAYISLDVSVWLTVGLSVIAAGFVVRIFIIFHDCTHGSFFKNKKANDITGTITGIITLFAYEKWKREHNIHHATSGNLDKRGVGDIWMMTVEEYIEASPMKRLSYRLYRNPIVMFGLGPALLFLVSNRFNRKGARGKERNNTYFINISVIVIYALMIWLIGWQAFAIIQGTILFVAGALGIWLFYVQHQFEDSYFEDESEWDYVKAAIEGSSYYKLPRVLQWVTGNIGFHHVHHLSPRVPNYNLEKAHNSTPPLHKATTINLRKSLESIRFRLFDEDNKSFVNFKEIKHLLKNPKQPVKLNSKNTTFESK